GTCTCAGCCCCTTTCGTTGATCATGACCGATATCGATCACTTCAAGCGGGTGAACGACACCTGGGGTCATGATGCCGGGGACCGGGTGCTCAAGGCATATGCCGACTTGATGAAAACCCGGACCCGGGCCGAAGATCTGGTAGCCCGTTTCGGTGGAGAGGAGTTTATCATTTTAATGCCGCTGGCCGATGTTCACGAGGCGTTTGCGTATGCAGAGCGGATCCGATGTGCCCTGGCAAAAGCAGATCTGATTGAAAGCGGTGATCCGGTCACAGCCAGCTTCGGGGTTGCCGGGCTTGTTTTCGATGAAACCGGCGACGATATCATCAAACGGGCGGACACCGCACTTTACCAGGCCAAGGCATCGGGCCGCAACCGCATCGTGATCGCTTCCGAAACTCCTTTGAAAAATGGATCTGACAGCCTTTGAATATCTCCAGTGCCACGTCTGCTGTCGGCAGACGGGCTATGTCGACGAGTTCAAGGCGGAAATCACCAATGACAATTTACGACGGCCAGATCAATCTATAACGCCCATTTTATAAAGGAATCAACCAGGGTGATGCACAGAGCCGCAATGAATGTGGTAAAAAAATCCCTGATTTTAAAATCCTGAACCAATTTATCCGTGCCCCACAAAAGAATGGCATTGATCACCAGTTTGAACAAGCCGAATGTAATGATTATAAACGGCAGGGAAATCAAAATCAGGAGCCAGCCGAACAGAAAACTGATCACACTGTAAACAATGGCGACAATGACTGCGGTCATGAAATTTTTTATCCGGATACCCGGAAGAAAGTTTGCGACCAGAAAAACAGCAATACTTAGAATCAGAATGTTGACCAGCGTGGACATAAAAATTTCTCCTCATTCCCGGGGTATCTTTTAAAAAAAATAATATCAGGCATGCCTATCCCTGAAATTTCGAATTTTTTGCACTATAAATGTCCATGGCCGATCTGTCAAGAAAACCGGGAACACCCATTTTTCATCAACCTTTTTGTTGATCCTTTTTCCATTTATTTCAAAGAATAAATAGCATATTGGAAATTAATTCCTTGTAAAACCATCAAATGGGTGTATGATACCTTGTTCTACTGATCCATCAGATCCTGTGTTCTTCCAATTGACATACCATACAGGCTTTAAACGATAGCACCGGCTAAGGATTGGAAACCGGTGTGACTGCATAAATATTTAAGGAATACCATGCCTCAAAAAAATTTACCCGCGACCGGGTTTGAGCAAATGAATCTAAACCCGATTGTGTTTTCCGCCCTGAAAGATCTGGGATATGACACCCCCACCCCCATCCAGTCCCGGACCATTCCCTGTCTGATCCAAGGAAAAGATGTACTGGGACAGGCCCGGACCGGCACGGGAAAAACAGCCGCTTTTGCCCTGCCTTTGCTGTCCCGCATTGATTTGACAAACAAAAAGCCCCAGGTGCTGGTGCTGACTCCCACAAGGGAACTGGCCATCCAGGTGGCAGCATCTTTTAAAGACTATGGCAAAAACATGCCCGGACTGAACGTTCTGCCGGTCTACGGCGGACAAAGCTATGGCGTTCAGCTCAACCAGCTTAAGCGGGGCGTCCATGTGGTGGTAGGGACCCCGGGCCGGCTCATGGACCATATGAAAAAAAAGACCGTGTCTTTTTCAGATCTCTTCTGCCTGATTTTAGATGAAGCGGACGAAATGCTGAATATGGGATTTATCGAAGATGTGGAATGGATTCTGGACAAAACACCCCGGGGTCGCCAGTCTGCGCTGTTTTCCGCCACCATGCCCGGACCCGTGCAAAAAATCGCCCGGAAATACCTGAACACACCGGAGCAGATCATACTGCCCCAGGATACGCCGGACTCCGGTAACATTCACCAGCAATACTGCATGATGGATCAGAGAAAAAAAACCGGTACACTGGTCCGGATACTTGAGTCGGTTCATTTTGACGGCGTGATTGTCTTTACCAAGACCAAAGCGGCAACCCTTGAAGTGGCCGCAGCCCTCGAAGCCGGCGGATTCAAGGCAGAGGCCCTGAACGGGGACATGGCCCAGAACGCCCGGGAACAGGCTGTGAACCGTCTGAAAAAAGGACATGTCGATATCCTTGCGGCCACGGATGTGGCAGCCAGGGGCCTGGATGTGGACCGGATTTCCCATGTGGTGAATTTCGATATGCCGTCCAAGGTGGCGCCCTACATTCACAGGATCGGACGCACCGGCCGGGCCGGACGGACCGGCGAAGCCATTCTCCTGTTGAACAGAAATGAAAAATGGATGCTCAAAGCCATTGAAAAACAGACCGGCACAAAAATCAAAGAACTGGTCATGCCGTCCAGTGAAACCATTAACAAAAAACGGATCACCACGTTTTACAACCGCATTTCCAAGGCGCTCTCAACAAAAGATACCGATGCAGACGTTTTTGAAACCCTGATCAGCGACTATGCCCAACAGGAAAATGTGCCTGTGGCAAAAGTAGCCGCAGCCCTGGCAAAGATGGCCCATGGAGACACTCCGTTTTTTCTGAAGGATATGCCGGCAAAGGTCTCTCGAACCGCTGTCAGAAAAGCGCCTGGAAAACCGGCGACGTCTAAAAGAGCAGCGTCTAAAAAACCAGCATTCCCCAAAAAAACAGGGGTTGAAAAACCAGTGGTCTCTAAAAAAACAGCGCCGGTAACACCGGAAGCCCCCCATACGCCTCCCCCTGAAAAAGGAATGGAGCGCTACAGGATTGAGGTGGGCAACAGCCATGGCCTGCGGCCCAAAGATATTGTGGGGGCCATTTCAAACGAGGCCGGCCTTGACAGCCGCCATATCGGACAGATCAACATTGAACAGGAATTTTCCTTTGTGGATCTGCCCTTTGGCATGCCCGGCAATACCTTTCAGATGTTGAAAAAAACCTGGGTCAGATCCCGCCGCATGGCTATTTCAAGGTGTGCCTGAATCCACAAACAGGCATCACCGCCCGGAAAACGCCAGCCTGGCCCCCAGCATGGCAAACATGGCGGCAAAGGTGCGCTGCACATATTTGACCTTTCCCGGAGAATTGGCAATCCAGATGCGGGCTTTGTCCGCCAGCAGGGCATACACAATGAACACGACCCATGTCATCCCCATAAACACACTTCCCAGCACGAGCATGTTAAGAACAGGCATAGGTGCCTGGACCGGGATGAACTGGGGCAAAAAGGCCAGAAAAAAAATGGTCAGCTTCGGGTTGAGGATATTGATCAAAAAGCCTTTGAATGCGATCTTAAACATGCTTTTCCGGTTTTCTTCAGCCGTCAGCTCCAGGGTGCCGGTCTGGCGCCACATGGACCAGGCCAGATAAAGCAGATACGCGGACCCGGCAAATTTCAGGACCTGAAACGCCAGGGCACTGGTATGAAAGATGGCTGCCAACCCCAGAATACAGGACAGCATGGACGGAATAATCCCGGCCGTACACCCGGTTGCCGCAAACACACCAGCCCGAGTGCCCCTGAACAGACCGGTGGAAATGGTATAGATTACCCCGGTTCCAGGCAACACCACCACAATGAACGACGTAATTAAAAATTCCATGCTGATCATAAAAACCTCCAATAGGTCCTGAAAATAATATCTGAATCCACCCTGTTGTCAGGCCTGTGCGCACCTGGGATGCCGACCGTCTGCTTTAAATCCGTCGTGGAAAACAACGGTTCCCTGCGGCACATACCCGGTGAAAGGCAAAGCAAAAAACACCTCTAATGATTTTCGTATTCATGATTGCTTCTTCTAATTGTTGTTGAAAACGCTATGGCTTGCATTTTTCTCCAGCAGCTTACAGCAATTTCATACCCAATGGCACCGGCTTGTCCGGCACACAAAGTGCCACTTCACCATCGGCATTATGGAACCCGGTCACCAGACACTCCGACATCAATGGCCCAATCTGTTTTTTGGGGAAATTCACCACCGCCACCACCAGCTTGCCCACCAGTTCCTCCGGTTTATAAAGA
Above is a window of Desulfotignum balticum DSM 7044 DNA encoding:
- a CDS encoding tRNA-binding protein, which gives rise to MQTISWDEFTKVELRVGRVLSAEVFHQARKPAYVLQVDFGEEIGIRKSSAQITHLYKPEELVGKLVVAVVNFPKKQIGPLMSECLVTGFHNADGEVALCVPDKPVPLGMKLL
- a CDS encoding phage holin family protein, translating into MSTLVNILILSIAVFLVANFLPGIRIKNFMTAVIVAIVYSVISFLFGWLLILISLPFIIITFGLFKLVINAILLWGTDKLVQDFKIRDFFTTFIAALCITLVDSFIKWAL
- a CDS encoding LysE family translocator, with product MISMEFLITSFIVVVLPGTGVIYTISTGLFRGTRAGVFAATGCTAGIIPSMLSCILGLAAIFHTSALAFQVLKFAGSAYLLYLAWSMWRQTGTLELTAEENRKSMFKIAFKGFLINILNPKLTIFFLAFLPQFIPVQAPMPVLNMLVLGSVFMGMTWVVFIVYALLADKARIWIANSPGKVKYVQRTFAAMFAMLGARLAFSGR
- a CDS encoding DEAD/DEAH box helicase, producing the protein MNLNPIVFSALKDLGYDTPTPIQSRTIPCLIQGKDVLGQARTGTGKTAAFALPLLSRIDLTNKKPQVLVLTPTRELAIQVAASFKDYGKNMPGLNVLPVYGGQSYGVQLNQLKRGVHVVVGTPGRLMDHMKKKTVSFSDLFCLILDEADEMLNMGFIEDVEWILDKTPRGRQSALFSATMPGPVQKIARKYLNTPEQIILPQDTPDSGNIHQQYCMMDQRKKTGTLVRILESVHFDGVIVFTKTKAATLEVAAALEAGGFKAEALNGDMAQNAREQAVNRLKKGHVDILAATDVAARGLDVDRISHVVNFDMPSKVAPYIHRIGRTGRAGRTGEAILLLNRNEKWMLKAIEKQTGTKIKELVMPSSETINKKRITTFYNRISKALSTKDTDADVFETLISDYAQQENVPVAKVAAALAKMAHGDTPFFLKDMPAKVSRTAVRKAPGKPATSKRAASKKPAFPKKTGVEKPVVSKKTAPVTPEAPHTPPPEKGMERYRIEVGNSHGLRPKDIVGAISNEAGLDSRHIGQINIEQEFSFVDLPFGMPGNTFQMLKKTWVRSRRMAISRCA